A stretch of the Deinococcus misasensis DSM 22328 genome encodes the following:
- a CDS encoding NAD-dependent epimerase/dehydratase family protein yields the protein MKRCFVTGATGHLGIHLVKALLAEGHQVAILKRPESSFKGLEPVQAQLRVISGDLRDVQAFAGELEAFQPEVIFHLAWFGVGNAFRNDVRQIHDNLQGSLQLVDVGASAGCKVWIGLGSQAEYGRVNQKLTEGLPALPETTYGRVKHAVGNLTERLCEAYGMRFVWIRLVATFGPYDDPMHLLPFVMEQYLKGEVPSLTPGEQVWDYLYVDDAAQALIRLMESDATGIFNLASGEGRTVREMVETIHQKVAPHLESGLGRKPYAPDQLMYLQGDIQKLTAATGWIPTTPFEEGIERTLQWYAGQRP from the coding sequence ATGAAACGCTGTTTTGTGACCGGAGCCACCGGACACCTGGGCATCCACCTGGTGAAGGCCCTGCTTGCAGAGGGACATCAGGTGGCGATCTTGAAACGCCCAGAGTCCAGTTTCAAAGGACTGGAACCTGTTCAGGCTCAGCTTCGGGTGATCTCTGGGGACCTTCGTGATGTGCAGGCCTTTGCTGGAGAACTTGAAGCTTTCCAGCCTGAAGTGATTTTTCATCTGGCGTGGTTCGGGGTGGGAAATGCCTTCAGGAACGATGTGAGGCAGATCCATGACAACCTGCAGGGCAGCCTGCAACTTGTGGATGTGGGTGCCAGTGCCGGATGCAAGGTCTGGATTGGCCTCGGATCACAGGCCGAGTATGGCCGGGTGAACCAGAAACTCACCGAGGGCCTCCCTGCTCTGCCTGAAACCACTTATGGCCGAGTCAAACATGCGGTGGGCAACCTCACCGAACGACTGTGTGAAGCTTACGGGATGCGCTTTGTGTGGATCCGTTTGGTGGCCACCTTTGGTCCCTACGATGACCCCATGCACCTGCTGCCTTTCGTGATGGAACAGTACCTGAAAGGGGAGGTTCCCTCCCTGACCCCGGGTGAGCAGGTCTGGGATTACCTCTATGTGGACGATGCCGCCCAGGCCCTGATCCGCCTGATGGAATCTGACGCAACCGGGATCTTCAATCTCGCTTCTGGAGAAGGACGCACGGTCAGAGAGATGGTGGAAACCATTCACCAGAAAGTCGCCCCCCATCTGGAAAGTGGTCTCGGACGCAAACCTTATGCTCCGGACCAGTTGATGTACCTGCAGGGCGACATCCAGAAGCTCACTGCAGCCACCGGATGGATCCCCACCACCCCCTTCGAGGAAGGCATTGAGCGTACTTTGCAATGGTACGCTGGGCAGCGACCATGA
- the wbaP gene encoding undecaprenyl-phosphate galactose phosphotransferase WbaP — protein MKPWVRKLYKIEALPQALLLMGADALAALLSLLLAYFVLSERQFASLDANFMVTWGLVWLFVRALQGYYPAYGRSPQSEIQLHVTSTTQVLLIQLAAMFAVQNLVPTRLGLIVLWLGLFVFALPMRYLVRHLLIKAGYFGRPVAIMGGGNTGRAAIKQLLHFPAYGLKPVAIYDDNPDLMGQSIEGVPVLGTLQDAARNPLTNHALISIPGARAQRLHQIINNIHQAYPMTWVIPDFFGVPNQSLRPHSLGTFAALEVRNNLRSTRSRAVKRSLDIMLVTMGGLLALPVMLLIALLIRVDSPGPIVYRARRIGADGKMFNCLKFRSMYLDADERLKHILADHADLRAEFEATHKLKDDPRVTRMGALLRKTSLDELPQLWNVLMGEMSLVGPRPIVTAEIEKYGEVFEVYKQVRPGVTGYWQVHGRSDTSYDERVNMDLFYVSNWSPWLDLVILIKTVGVVLRGKGAY, from the coding sequence GTGAAACCATGGGTGCGCAAGCTTTACAAAATTGAAGCTTTGCCTCAGGCTTTGCTCCTGATGGGAGCAGATGCTCTGGCAGCTTTGCTCTCGCTGCTGCTGGCTTACTTTGTGCTTTCAGAGAGACAATTTGCTTCTCTGGACGCCAACTTCATGGTCACGTGGGGCCTGGTCTGGCTTTTTGTGCGTGCATTGCAAGGCTACTATCCTGCATATGGACGCTCACCCCAGAGCGAAATTCAACTGCATGTCACCAGCACCACCCAGGTTCTGTTGATTCAGTTGGCTGCCATGTTTGCTGTGCAAAACCTTGTTCCAACCCGTCTGGGTTTGATTGTGCTGTGGTTGGGGCTTTTCGTGTTCGCCTTGCCCATGAGGTACCTGGTTCGACATCTGCTCATCAAAGCAGGTTATTTTGGACGTCCCGTTGCCATCATGGGGGGAGGCAACACCGGTCGTGCAGCCATCAAACAACTTTTGCATTTTCCTGCTTATGGCCTGAAGCCCGTGGCCATATACGATGACAATCCAGACTTGATGGGACAGAGCATTGAAGGTGTTCCGGTGCTGGGAACCCTGCAGGATGCTGCCCGGAACCCCCTCACCAACCATGCCTTGATCAGCATTCCCGGTGCCCGAGCACAGCGTTTGCACCAGATCATCAACAACATCCATCAGGCTTATCCCATGACCTGGGTGATTCCTGATTTTTTTGGGGTGCCCAACCAGTCTTTGCGTCCGCACAGCCTGGGCACTTTTGCAGCCCTTGAGGTGCGCAACAACCTGCGCAGCACCCGTTCCAGAGCCGTGAAGCGTTCACTGGACATCATGCTCGTGACGATGGGCGGATTGCTGGCCCTTCCCGTCATGCTCCTGATTGCCCTCTTGATCCGTGTGGACAGCCCCGGTCCCATCGTCTACCGGGCAAGGCGCATCGGTGCAGATGGCAAGATGTTCAACTGCCTGAAATTCCGCAGCATGTACCTCGATGCAGACGAGCGCCTCAAACACATTCTGGCGGACCATGCCGACCTGCGGGCAGAATTTGAAGCCACCCACAAACTCAAAGATGACCCCAGGGTGACCCGCATGGGTGCGTTGCTCCGCAAAACCAGTCTGGACGAATTGCCTCAACTCTGGAATGTGCTGATGGGTGAAATGTCTCTGGTGGGTCCACGTCCCATTGTGACAGCTGAAATCGAAAAATATGGAGAGGTCTTTGAGGTGTACAAACAGGTTCGCCCAGGGGTCACAGGCTACTGGCAAGTGCATGGCAGAAGTGACACCTCTTACGATGAACGGGTCAACATGGACCTGTTCTATGTGTCAAACTGGTCACCATGGCTTGATCTGGTGATCCTGATCAAGACGGTGGGTGTGGTTTTGAGAGGCAAAGGGGCATACTGA
- a CDS encoding GDP-mannose 4,6-dehydratase: MTAYWKDKRVLVTGATGLVGSWLTHTLVDAGSHVVVLIRDADPQSELLRSGTLKRVSVVNGQLEEFRDVERAINEHEIDTVFHLGAQTIVGTAYRNPLPTFEANIRGTYNLLEACRIHPNLVKRVLVASSDKAYGDSAVLPYTEDMPANGKHPYDVSKSCTDLLAQTYFHSYGLPVVTARCGNIYGGGDLNWSRIIPGTIRSFLQEQAPVVRSDGTLTRDYVYVMDAVDAYLKMAQESHRPEVQGQVFNFGPDQPRNVLQVIDALAQVMGKTHLKPVILNQAKAEIQDQYLDSSKAKKVLGWEPTCSFEDGLKETVAWYTRFFGVDSGV, encoded by the coding sequence ATGACGGCGTATTGGAAGGACAAGAGGGTGTTGGTGACAGGGGCCACCGGATTGGTGGGTTCCTGGTTGACCCACACACTGGTGGATGCGGGCAGCCATGTGGTGGTTTTGATCCGTGATGCAGATCCCCAGAGTGAACTTTTGCGCAGTGGCACCCTCAAGCGGGTGTCGGTGGTGAATGGTCAACTGGAGGAATTTCGGGATGTGGAACGGGCCATCAACGAGCACGAAATCGACACCGTGTTCCATCTGGGTGCACAAACCATCGTGGGAACCGCTTACCGCAATCCCCTTCCCACGTTTGAAGCCAACATTCGAGGCACCTACAACCTGCTGGAGGCTTGCCGGATTCATCCCAACCTGGTGAAACGCGTGCTGGTCGCCTCAAGCGACAAGGCTTACGGTGACAGTGCTGTGCTGCCTTACACCGAGGACATGCCTGCAAACGGCAAGCATCCTTATGATGTGTCCAAGTCCTGCACCGATCTGCTGGCCCAGACCTACTTCCACAGCTATGGCTTGCCTGTGGTGACGGCCCGGTGTGGCAACATTTATGGTGGGGGAGACCTCAACTGGAGCCGCATCATCCCCGGCACCATTCGCAGCTTCCTGCAAGAGCAGGCCCCGGTGGTGCGCAGCGATGGCACCCTCACCAGAGATTATGTGTACGTGATGGATGCTGTGGATGCCTATTTGAAAATGGCACAAGAGTCCCACCGACCCGAGGTGCAAGGACAGGTGTTCAACTTTGGTCCTGACCAACCCCGCAATGTGTTGCAGGTGATCGATGCCCTTGCGCAAGTGATGGGCAAAACCCACCTGAAACCCGTGATTCTCAATCAAGCAAAAGCCGAAATTCAGGACCAGTATCTGGATTCCAGCAAGGCCAAAAAGGTGCTGGGCTGGGAGCCCACCTGCAGCTTCGAAGATGGTTTGAAGGAAACGGTGGCGTGGTACACCCGTTTCTTCGGTGTGGATTCAGGGGTCTGA
- a CDS encoding lipopolysaccharide biosynthesis protein, whose amino-acid sequence MEKMTSVNRTRQVLWGSLAMLAARVFGMLGGFLVIGILTRQLSSEGFALWSVLGSLAFFASAFDVGLGQGLRNRLASLSAEQGEDSEQEQKKQFFSTFWFLSGISAVLLVIFLVVGSVLPWTSLLNTGNHFSETAVRDSVFVIAVLSLANIVFSIASNALFAYQQAQLKAVMDAVQVVFNIVLVYLATRTGNVFTVIHVYYLVPALLAALTFVVFLVWKKWSMQYIGLKTAVQNIRGILGSSLQFWLMSLFAIVLFNMDPALLSAAGAFDQVDEFSIVQKVFLLLIGVHFAVMTPMWSAYTQAQAQKDWTWIRSSLKKSLVITGGLYVVGGTFFMLIYRWLIHWWTGMSITDSVFVLLMLLWSAVYAFINCFSVLLNGLGIVRVQVIMMTISVGLHLLLCTYGTWLWGMRGFMVGAIVSILPMLVSNFIQVTMLLRNRRFP is encoded by the coding sequence ATGGAAAAAATGACCTCGGTCAACCGCACCCGGCAGGTGCTGTGGGGCTCCCTGGCCATGCTGGCGGCCCGGGTGTTTGGCATGCTGGGTGGGTTTCTGGTCATTGGCATCCTCACCCGGCAGCTTTCATCTGAAGGTTTTGCCCTCTGGTCCGTGCTGGGTTCACTGGCCTTCTTTGCCAGTGCATTCGATGTCGGGCTGGGACAGGGCCTGCGCAACCGTCTGGCGAGCCTCAGTGCAGAACAGGGTGAGGATTCGGAACAGGAACAGAAAAAGCAGTTCTTCTCGACATTCTGGTTCCTGAGTGGAATTTCTGCCGTTTTGCTGGTGATTTTCCTGGTTGTGGGCTCGGTGCTGCCCTGGACCTCCCTGTTGAACACCGGAAATCACTTCTCTGAAACAGCGGTCCGGGATTCGGTCTTTGTGATTGCCGTCCTGTCTCTGGCGAACATAGTTTTCTCCATTGCGAGCAACGCCCTGTTCGCTTACCAGCAGGCGCAGCTCAAGGCTGTGATGGACGCTGTGCAGGTGGTTTTCAACATCGTGCTGGTGTATCTTGCGACCCGCACCGGCAATGTCTTCACCGTGATCCATGTTTACTACCTGGTGCCTGCACTGCTGGCCGCCCTGACCTTTGTGGTCTTTCTGGTCTGGAAGAAGTGGTCCATGCAGTACATCGGCCTGAAAACCGCTGTGCAGAACATCCGGGGCATTCTGGGCAGCAGCCTGCAATTCTGGCTGATGAGCCTTTTTGCCATCGTGCTGTTCAACATGGACCCGGCCCTGCTCAGTGCTGCCGGAGCTTTCGATCAGGTGGATGAATTCAGCATTGTGCAGAAGGTCTTTCTGCTCCTGATCGGTGTTCACTTTGCCGTGATGACCCCCATGTGGTCTGCATACACCCAGGCCCAGGCCCAGAAAGACTGGACCTGGATCCGTTCATCCCTCAAGAAATCCTTGGTGATCACCGGAGGTCTGTATGTGGTTGGGGGAACCTTCTTCATGCTGATTTACCGCTGGTTGATCCACTGGTGGACGGGCATGTCCATCACCGATTCGGTGTTTGTGCTTCTGATGCTGTTGTGGTCCGCTGTATACGCCTTCATCAACTGCTTCTCTGTGCTCCTGAACGGTCTGGGCATCGTGCGGGTGCAGGTGATCATGATGACCATCAGTGTGGGACTTCACCTGCTGCTGTGCACCTACGGCACCTGGCTCTGGGGCATGCGGGGATTCATGGTCGGGGCCATTGTGTCGATCCTGCCCATGCTGGTTTCCAACTTCATTCAGGTCACCATGCTTCTCAGGAACAGGAGGTTTCCCTGA
- the rfbF gene encoding glucose-1-phosphate cytidylyltransferase, with protein sequence MKAVILAGGLGTRLAEETSVRPKPMVEIGGKPMLWHIMNIYATHGIKEFIIALGYKGEFIKEYFLNFYAINNDISIDLQTGTTTVHAGKQPDWKVHLVDTGLHTMTGGRLQRLKEWIGQDETFLMTYGDGVGDIDVTALVNFHHQHGRLATLTAVMPPSRFGGLILQGDQVDQFTEKPVTGEGYINGGFFVLNRQVLDLLDGDQTIWEREPLERLAAQQQLMAFRHNGFWHPMDSLRDKQILNQMWEADKAPWKVWS encoded by the coding sequence GTGAAAGCAGTCATTCTTGCAGGTGGGTTGGGAACCCGTCTGGCAGAAGAAACAAGTGTTCGGCCCAAACCCATGGTCGAAATTGGCGGGAAACCCATGCTGTGGCACATCATGAACATTTACGCCACCCATGGCATCAAAGAATTCATCATCGCTCTGGGCTACAAAGGTGAATTCATCAAGGAATATTTCCTGAACTTCTACGCCATCAACAACGACATCTCCATTGATTTGCAGACAGGCACCACCACGGTGCATGCCGGCAAACAACCCGATTGGAAAGTGCACTTGGTGGACACCGGTTTGCACACCATGACCGGAGGGAGATTGCAGCGTTTAAAAGAATGGATTGGCCAGGACGAAACCTTCCTGATGACCTATGGCGATGGGGTGGGTGACATTGATGTGACGGCTCTGGTGAATTTTCATCACCAACACGGCAGATTGGCCACCCTCACTGCAGTGATGCCTCCTTCCCGCTTCGGGGGATTGATCCTTCAAGGGGACCAGGTGGACCAGTTCACAGAAAAGCCGGTGACCGGTGAAGGGTACATCAATGGTGGTTTTTTTGTCCTGAACCGCCAGGTTCTGGATCTGCTGGACGGAGACCAGACCATCTGGGAACGTGAACCTCTGGAACGCCTGGCTGCACAACAGCAGTTGATGGCTTTCAGGCACAACGGGTTCTGGCATCCCATGGATTCTCTCCGCGACAAGCAAATTCTCAATCAAATGTGGGAGGCAGACAAAGCCCCCTGGAAGGTGTGGTCATGA
- a CDS encoding glycosyltransferase family 2 protein, which yields MLFSICIPTYNRSVMLQECLDSVLKAIETSGLHHEVEILISDNCSPDRTPEVVGHFLQQHGSHLNIQSFRHPENLGAEMNFWSLISRAKGDFIWMIGDDDRVYPQSLQRVHQEIQQQHPQVVAFNYDVWSKDFSEVKKARGLKIRDHLFQDRDQALSEIGLNMGYITAVVFRRDLLKNLSLEDYQIYAPYGFAFAYAIFAGLPAVPKVVFRDELLVMNRAENSGGYNWYKYFVQGSCKVFEGLRGYGYGHAAIEQAKRKVIRQYVIHDLLIRRRDGVSIAGLYETMLPLYRNYPEFWLVVVPLLKLPRGVFTSGWTLFRNLRGWIKQKRRPA from the coding sequence ATGCTTTTTTCCATTTGCATCCCCACTTACAACCGAAGCGTCATGCTGCAGGAATGCCTGGACTCCGTGCTGAAAGCCATCGAGACCAGTGGATTGCACCATGAGGTGGAAATCCTGATTTCCGACAACTGCAGCCCGGACCGAACCCCTGAAGTGGTGGGGCATTTCTTGCAGCAGCACGGAAGTCATCTGAACATACAGTCTTTCCGTCACCCGGAGAACCTGGGGGCAGAGATGAATTTCTGGTCTCTGATTTCCCGAGCAAAAGGGGATTTCATCTGGATGATTGGCGATGATGACCGGGTGTACCCGCAGTCCCTGCAACGGGTCCATCAAGAGATTCAGCAACAACACCCCCAGGTGGTGGCCTTCAATTACGATGTCTGGAGCAAAGACTTTTCAGAGGTCAAAAAAGCCAGAGGCTTGAAGATCCGTGACCACCTGTTTCAGGACCGGGATCAGGCGCTCAGTGAAATTGGACTGAACATGGGTTACATCACGGCAGTGGTGTTCCGCCGGGACCTGCTGAAAAACCTCAGCCTGGAAGACTACCAGATCTATGCCCCTTACGGATTTGCTTTTGCCTATGCCATCTTTGCAGGTCTGCCTGCCGTGCCGAAAGTGGTCTTCCGGGATGAACTGCTGGTGATGAACCGTGCTGAAAACTCGGGTGGCTACAACTGGTACAAGTACTTTGTGCAGGGCAGTTGCAAGGTGTTTGAGGGGCTTCGAGGGTATGGCTACGGACATGCGGCCATTGAACAGGCCAAACGCAAGGTCATCCGTCAATACGTGATCCATGACCTGTTGATTCGCCGCCGGGATGGGGTTTCCATTGCCGGGCTCTATGAAACCATGCTGCCACTGTACCGGAATTACCCCGAATTCTGGCTGGTGGTGGTGCCACTTCTGAAGCTTCCCCGAGGGGTTTTCACCTCGGGATGGACGCTTTTTCGAAACTTGCGGGGTTGGATCAAGCAAAAGCGGAGACCAGCATGA
- a CDS encoding transketolase, with protein sequence MISTETLKARALQIRKLSVQMVSRVNASHIGSSFSMVELLTVLYSHFLKIDPARPQDPARDRFILSKGHAAASLYATLAVHGFIDGSELEEYNLPGSRLLGHASHKVPGVELSTGSLGHGLPVGCGLALAAKRLGRRHRTVVLVSDGELDEGSNWEAILFAPHHKLDNLLLVVDYNKIQSLGNVKDVLDLHPLAEKFETFGWHVKEIDGHDVEQIRSALDNFAEVQGRPMVILAHTVKGKGVSYMENLLAWHYKSPNQEQLAQALQELEEQQ encoded by the coding sequence ATGATTTCCACAGAGACCCTGAAAGCCCGTGCCTTGCAGATCCGCAAACTGTCCGTCCAGATGGTTTCCCGGGTGAATGCGTCCCACATCGGGAGCAGCTTCAGCATGGTGGAATTGTTGACCGTGCTGTACAGCCATTTTTTGAAAATCGATCCTGCCCGTCCTCAGGACCCTGCCAGAGACCGCTTCATCCTCAGCAAGGGGCACGCTGCCGCTTCCCTGTATGCGACTTTGGCTGTGCACGGTTTCATTGATGGGTCAGAACTCGAAGAATACAACCTGCCTGGAAGCCGGTTGCTCGGGCATGCCAGTCACAAGGTTCCTGGGGTGGAGCTTTCCACAGGCTCTCTCGGGCACGGTCTGCCTGTGGGGTGTGGTCTGGCCCTGGCTGCAAAACGTCTGGGTCGGCGTCACCGCACAGTGGTTCTGGTCAGCGACGGGGAACTGGATGAAGGTTCCAACTGGGAAGCCATCCTGTTTGCTCCCCACCACAAACTCGACAACCTGCTGCTGGTGGTGGATTACAACAAGATCCAGAGCCTTGGCAACGTCAAGGACGTGCTGGATCTGCATCCTCTGGCAGAAAAGTTTGAGACCTTCGGCTGGCATGTCAAAGAAATCGATGGCCACGATGTGGAGCAGATCAGAAGTGCCCTGGACAATTTTGCAGAGGTGCAGGGAAGACCCATGGTGATCCTCGCCCACACTGTGAAAGGCAAAGGGGTCAGTTACATGGAAAACCTGCTGGCCTGGCATTACAAATCTCCAAATCAGGAACAACTTGCTCAGGCCTTGCAGGAACTGGAGGAACAGCAATGA
- a CDS encoding glycosyltransferase family 4 protein: protein MSASNEMVVNARTLLQPLTGVQRYTQEILNRHPDLPRVAPAVNPEGLKGHLWEQLQLPGLVGKKLLWSPGNTGPLGVPHQVLTLHDLATLDHPEWFDKKFALWYGFLLPRLVRRVRHVLTVSQHSRQQILRRFGLPEDRVTAIPLAADPRFRPHSAAQTEAYRRKQQLERYVLAVGSLEPRKNMRLLFEAWTAWKDRPEDLVLAVAGGAGKVFSSIGFAEVPAGVRLLGRVPDEELPLLYAGAEVFVFPSLYEGFGLPPLEAMACGTPVVTTRCTSLPEVVGDAGVLCEADDPNSLIQALRALTSDADHRNHKIQQGLQQAQRFSWEHTAQATWQVLLEQSRRTI, encoded by the coding sequence ATGTCAGCATCCAACGAAATGGTGGTCAATGCCCGCACTTTGTTGCAGCCCCTGACCGGGGTACAGCGGTACACCCAGGAAATTCTGAACCGCCACCCCGATTTGCCGCGGGTGGCCCCTGCTGTAAACCCAGAGGGGTTGAAAGGCCACCTGTGGGAGCAATTGCAACTGCCCGGTCTGGTGGGCAAGAAATTGCTCTGGAGTCCCGGCAACACCGGTCCCCTTGGGGTGCCCCATCAGGTTCTGACCCTGCATGATCTGGCCACCCTGGACCATCCCGAGTGGTTCGACAAAAAGTTTGCTCTGTGGTATGGTTTTCTGCTTCCCAGATTGGTGCGCCGGGTGAGGCATGTTCTGACCGTTTCGCAACACTCCAGACAACAGATCCTCAGGCGATTCGGATTGCCAGAGGACCGTGTGACCGCGATTCCACTGGCAGCAGACCCACGGTTCAGGCCCCACAGTGCTGCTCAAACAGAAGCGTACCGACGCAAGCAGCAACTGGAACGTTATGTGCTGGCGGTGGGTTCGCTGGAGCCCCGCAAAAACATGCGTTTGCTGTTTGAGGCATGGACGGCATGGAAAGACCGTCCCGAGGATCTGGTGCTGGCGGTGGCTGGAGGTGCAGGGAAAGTCTTCAGCAGCATTGGATTTGCAGAAGTCCCTGCGGGTGTTCGTTTGCTGGGCCGCGTTCCTGATGAAGAATTGCCTTTGCTGTATGCTGGAGCCGAAGTGTTTGTTTTTCCATCGCTGTATGAGGGATTTGGCTTGCCTCCTCTGGAAGCCATGGCTTGTGGAACCCCGGTGGTCACCACCCGATGCACCTCATTGCCAGAGGTGGTGGGAGATGCAGGTGTCCTGTGTGAAGCAGACGATCCCAACAGCTTGATTCAGGCTTTGAGGGCGTTGACCAGCGATGCAGACCATCGAAACCACAAAATCCAGCAAGGGTTGCAACAGGCCCAGCGCTTCTCATGGGAGCATACGGCACAGGCCACCTGGCAGGTGCTCCTCGAACAAAGCAGGAGGACAATTTGA
- a CDS encoding glycosyltransferase family 4 protein, producing the protein MRVGIDGRALQGKLTGVGQYAKNLLVRLPAHLPDAEFFIYTSRTLEHFQEEGFQIREEPQALLRKLPAVGWLKTAAAAQVKRDRLDVFWGPVSFLPALTVPSLVTVHDLNYRLVPETMTRTHQLAHDLWFVKDVQRATRVVTNSQGTLNRLQQVTGRVADGVIQPSASQLQVHAGDLQRVREKHGLQTPYLLAVATWEPRKNLELLIQTFLHMKDQGLLPEHQLVLVGGRGWKDERLAQRVEQGRQHLRPLGYVPDEDLPALYALSDVFVFPSRYEGFGMPVLEARHCGTRVVTTDIPELREAGGEHAVYIEPTVLGLQNGILQALQMPRPAPVSQVVRWETGAQQLAMLLTQCAGQKG; encoded by the coding sequence ATGAGGGTTGGCATCGATGGACGTGCGTTGCAAGGAAAACTGACCGGGGTCGGGCAATATGCCAAGAACCTGCTGGTTCGGCTCCCTGCACATTTGCCAGATGCGGAGTTCTTCATTTACACCAGCAGGACACTGGAGCATTTTCAGGAAGAAGGCTTTCAGATCCGTGAGGAACCTCAGGCTTTGCTGCGCAAGCTCCCGGCGGTGGGCTGGCTGAAGACCGCTGCGGCTGCACAGGTGAAACGGGACCGGCTGGATGTGTTCTGGGGACCGGTCAGTTTCCTGCCGGCCTTGACGGTTCCCTCTCTGGTCACCGTGCACGATTTGAATTACCGGCTGGTGCCCGAGACCATGACCCGAACCCATCAACTGGCCCATGACCTGTGGTTTGTCAAGGATGTACAAAGGGCCACAAGGGTGGTCACCAACTCGCAAGGCACCCTCAACCGTTTGCAGCAGGTGACAGGACGTGTGGCAGATGGGGTGATTCAACCGTCCGCCAGTCAACTTCAGGTGCATGCTGGAGACCTTCAAAGGGTGCGTGAAAAACACGGGTTGCAAACCCCTTACTTGCTGGCAGTTGCCACTTGGGAGCCCCGCAAGAACCTTGAACTGCTGATCCAGACCTTTTTGCACATGAAAGATCAGGGATTGCTGCCTGAACACCAACTGGTCCTGGTGGGTGGACGGGGTTGGAAGGACGAACGCCTTGCCCAACGGGTGGAGCAAGGACGCCAGCACCTCCGTCCTCTGGGTTATGTGCCGGACGAAGACTTGCCAGCCCTGTACGCCCTGTCAGACGTGTTTGTGTTTCCTTCCCGATACGAAGGTTTCGGCATGCCTGTTCTGGAAGCCCGCCATTGTGGCACGCGGGTGGTCACCACCGACATTCCAGAGTTGCGGGAAGCTGGAGGCGAACATGCGGTGTACATTGAACCGACTGTGCTGGGTTTGCAAAATGGGATTCTTCAGGCCCTTCAGATGCCCCGTCCTGCACCTGTTTCCCAGGTGGTCAGGTGGGAAACAGGTGCACAGCAATTGGCCATGCTCTTGACGCAATGTGCCGGGCAGAAGGGTTGA
- a CDS encoding transketolase family protein, whose translation MDTLTRLAAEDERIFLVTADLGYSVVERFADAFPDRFLNNGVAEQNMTGIAAGLAMSGYTVFTYSIANFPVMRCLEQIRNDVCYHNLNVKVVAVGGGFSYGSLGYSHHGMEDLAVTRVLPNMTVAAPADPFETEAIVNTMVKTPGPGYLRLGKAGEPRLHEGPVELPCGGFLKVRSGQGVTILSTGGMLDSALKVSQELSRQGVEATLISVPYLTPLDQQGLLQVLSGSELLVTLEEHGAGGLSSVIAELLMETGTFIPFLPLYARGEIVSVAGSQEQLREQVGLGVHQVTARILEKWKK comes from the coding sequence ATGGACACCCTCACCCGACTTGCTGCCGAAGACGAACGCATCTTCTTGGTCACTGCAGACTTAGGGTACTCCGTGGTGGAGCGCTTTGCAGATGCCTTCCCCGACCGCTTCCTGAACAACGGGGTGGCCGAGCAGAACATGACGGGCATCGCTGCTGGCCTCGCCATGAGCGGGTACACCGTGTTCACCTATTCCATTGCCAACTTTCCGGTGATGCGCTGTCTGGAGCAGATCCGCAATGACGTGTGCTACCACAACCTGAATGTCAAAGTGGTTGCTGTGGGCGGAGGGTTCTCTTACGGCAGTCTGGGTTACAGCCACCACGGCATGGAAGATCTGGCGGTCACCCGGGTGCTCCCCAACATGACCGTCGCTGCCCCTGCAGATCCTTTTGAAACCGAGGCCATTGTGAACACCATGGTCAAGACACCTGGCCCGGGGTACCTGCGTCTGGGCAAGGCTGGAGAGCCCAGATTGCATGAGGGCCCGGTCGAGCTTCCCTGTGGAGGCTTCCTGAAGGTGAGATCCGGGCAAGGTGTGACGATCCTGAGCACCGGAGGCATGCTGGATTCTGCCCTCAAAGTCTCACAGGAGCTTTCCCGTCAGGGGGTCGAAGCCACCCTGATCAGCGTGCCTTACCTGACCCCACTGGATCAGCAGGGTCTTCTGCAGGTCCTCTCTGGCAGTGAACTGCTGGTCACCTTGGAGGAACATGGCGCAGGGGGCCTCAGCAGTGTGATTGCAGAACTCCTGATGGAAACCGGGACCTTCATTCCCTTCCTGCCCCTGTACGCTCGTGGAGAGATTGTCAGTGTGGCAGGTTCCCAGGAGCAGTTGCGGGAACAGGTGGGGCTGGGTGTGCATCAGGTGACGGCCCGCATCCTGGAGAAATGGAAAAAATGA